One segment of Panicum virgatum strain AP13 chromosome 3K, P.virgatum_v5, whole genome shotgun sequence DNA contains the following:
- the LOC120698089 gene encoding GATA transcription factor 12-like, with protein sequence MEVPAECAGGGRVKKEADLFLVDDLLDLPCDGDEEEVQEAVVEEGEGEGSKARDCGGAGGEDGAAGNASNDSSTVTALDSCSNSLSGLADGDFSGGLCEPYDQLAELEWLSNYMGEDNFPTEDLKKLQLITGIPPASASASAATAFAPTPAPAAAAAQPGGGVLPPEAPVPGKARSKRSRVAPCSWASRLLVLPPTPASPPSPASAAISPSESGTAAPAFPAKKPSKPTKKKEAPKAPAPNAAASGGEGRRCLHCETDKTPQWRTGPLGPKTLCNACGVRYKSGRLVPEYRPAASPTFVVSKHSNSHRKVLELRRQKEAHLHPHHQYQPQPQALGQHVGAGAAGGLMYAPGPLLFDGPAGPLIGDDFLIHNRIGPDFRQLI encoded by the exons ATGGAGGTGCCGGCCGagtgcgcgggcggcgggaggGTCAAGAAGGAGGCGGACCTCTTCCTCGTCGACGACCTACTCGACCTGCCgtgcgacggcgacgaggaggaggtgcaggaggcggtggtggaggagggcgagggcgagggtaGTAAGGCGAGGGAttgtggcggcgccggcggcgaggacggtgcCGCCGGGAACGCTTCGAACGATTCGTCTACGGTGACTGCGCTGGACAGCTGCAGCAACTCCCTCTCCGGCCTCGCCGACGGGGACTTCTCCGGCGGGCTGTGCGAGCCG TACGACCAATTGGCGGAGTTGGAATGGCTGTCCAACTACATGGGCGAGGACAACTTCCCGACGGAGGACCTCAAGAAGCTGCAGCTCATCACCGGCatcccgccggcctccgcctccgcctccgccgccacggcctTCGCTCCCACCCCCGCTCCCGCGGCCGCAGCGGcgcagcccggcggcggcgtgttgCCACCGGAGGCGCCCGTGCCAGGCAAGGCGCGCAGCAAGCGCTCCCGCGTCGCGCCATGCAGCTGGGCCTCCCGCCTGCTCGTGCTCCCGCCCactcccgcctcgccgccatccCCGGCGTCCGCGGCCATCTCGCCGTCCGAGTCCGGCACCGCCGCACCGGCGTTCCCGGCCAAGAAACCGTCGAAGCCCACCAAGAAGAAAGAAGCGCCGAAGGCCCCGGCGCCGAACGCCGCGGCGTCgggcggggaggggaggaggtgcCTGCACTGCGAGACCGACAAGACGCCGCAGTGGAGGACGGGGCCGCTGGGCCCCAAGACGCTGTGCAACGCGTGCGGCGTGCGGTACAAGTCCGGGCGCCTCGTGCCGGAGTACCGCCCGGCGGCAAGCCCGACCTTCGTGGTGTCGAAGCACTCCAACTCCCACCGCAAGGTGCTCGAGCTGCGCCGCCAGAAGGAGGCGCACCTGCACCCGCACCACCAGtaccagccgcagccgcaggcgcTGGGGCAGCACGTCGGCGCCGGGGCCGCCGGCGGGCTGATGTACGCGCCAGGCCCGCTGCTGTTCGACGGGCCGGCGGGGCCGCTCATCGGCGACGACTTCTTGATCCACAACCGCATAGGGCCGGACTTCCGTCAGCTCATCTag